From Candidatus Methanomethylophilaceae archaeon:
TAATATCTCTAGCCACCCACTTTCCCCGTTTCTCCTCTTATTACTGGCGCAGGCTCTGGAAGCGATGGGATAGGTTTGCCCCCTCGATTGGGGGCAGGAATGAAGCGAGCCGAGTTAACTCATATCCACCTCTTCGAACTGGCTGTTGTATAGCCTGAAGTAAAATCCGCCCTGCTCCATCAGGCTGCCGTGGTTCCCTTGCTCTATGATATTTCCGTCCTTCATCACCAGGATCATATCGGAATTCCTGATCGTGGATAGGCGGTGGGCGATGACGAACGAAGTCCTGCCGCTTGAAAGGCGATCCAAGCTTTCCTGTATCACCTTCTCCGTCCGGGTATCGACTGAGCTTGTGGCCTCATCGAAAATTAGCATCGGAGAGCGGTCTATAAGCGCCCTCGCTATCACAAGCTGCTGCTTCTGGCCCGCGGAAAGTTCAGTGGATTCGCTGATGACGGTATCGTATCCCTCGGGAAGAGACATGATGTACCTGTCGATCCCCGCCGCGGCGCAGGCTTCCCTGATCTGTTCTAATGTAACGCCTTCCCTGTTGAAAGCGATGTTGTTTCTGACTGTGTCCCCGAAGAGCCAAGCGTTCTGAAGCACCATACAGAACTGCTCATGGACGTTGGAGCGGGACATCTCGCTGACCGGAATCCCATCGATGAGAATCTCGCCGCTGCCTATGTCATAGAATCTCATCAGCAAGTTGACTATGGTCGTCTTGCCGGCTCCGGTGGGACCTACGATGGCCACTTTCTGCCCGGGCTTGATGTCCGCGGAAAAGCCTTTGATGACCTCCTTCCCCGGGACGTAGCTGAAATGGACATCCCTGAATTCCACGTGTCCGACGGCGCGATCCAAGCGGGTTCTCTTGCTTTCCTCCTTGGGGAGCTCATTCTCATCCAGGAATGCGAAGACCCTCTCAGCTCCGGCCGCCACCGACTGCATATTGGTGAGCGCCTGGGATATCTGGGAGAGAGGCTGGGTGAACAGGCGGATGTAGATCATGAACGCGACTATGGTGCCGATGGTGGCGCTCCCGTCGATGACGAGCACCGCGCCCACGAGGCAGACCATCACGTATCCGAAGTTGCCGACGAAATTGGTGATCGGCATCATCGTCCCCGATATAAACATCGCGAAGAAGGACGAGTGGGTGAGATCGTCGTTTATCCCGTCGAACCTATCGGTCGCGCTCCTCTCGCCTCCGAACGCTTTGACGATCAGATGCGACGAATAAGTCTCGCTGACATGGCCGTTCATGCGGCCGAGGTTCGTCTGCTGCATATCGAAGTGCTTCTGAGACATTTTGACGATGGCTATCATCATGGAGATGCCGAGAAGCGACGACAGGACGGCTGTGATCGCCATCGGGACGTTCGTGACGAACATCATGACCAGCGACCCCAAGAACAATGTCACCGACGATATCATCATGCCGAGGCTCTGGTTCATCGCCTGTCCCATGCTGTCCGCATCATTGGTGACGCGGCTCATCAGATCTCCCGAGCTGGATCCGTCGAAGAATCCCAGCGGGACCTTGTCTATCTTCTCTGAGATGTCGTCGCGAAGGTTCCCTGCCGTTTTCTGGGTGATGGTCGACATTATTAGGTTCTGGGTCAGAAGCAGAGCGGCGCTGATTCCATACAGTATCAGAAGGCTCGCGCCAATGGACGCTATCGCATCGATGTCGATCGGAGTTCCGGGGCCCAGGCCGTCCTTGATCAGATCGGTTATGTCCCGGATCATGTTGGGCCCGGCAAGCGATATCGCGGTGCCTACGACGGACATCCCGATGGCGGCATAGAAAGCGTATCTGTATCTCCCCATGTATTGGAAGATCCTCTTCCAGGCAGAACCGAAATCGTTCGGCTTCTCATCCCGGATTCTGTCGCGGATCCTCATATTCCCAGCTCCTCCGCGGAAAGTTGCGAGGACGCTATCTCGCGATATACCGGGCAATTGATGAGAAGATCCTCATGCTTGCCGATACCGACGGCTTTGCCTCCGTCAAGGACGACGATTTTATCCGCATCCCTTATCGTGCCGATCCTCTGCGCGACGATGAGTTTGGTTGCTCCCGCCGCCTCCTTCTTCAGAGCGGATCTGAGATCGCGGTCCGTACTGTAATCCAAAGCTGAGAATGAATCGTCGAAGATGTAGATCTCCGGATCCCTGCATACGGCGCGGGCGATGGAAAGGCGCTGCCTCTGGCCTCCGGAAAAATTGTTCCCCATCTCGGCCACCCTGGATCCGTATTGCCCCTCCGCCTTCTCCACAAAATCGGTTCCCTGAGCGATTCTGATCGCACGCTTGACGTCATCCAGAGTGCGGCTCTCAGAATCGCTGCCGTAGTTGACATTCGATTCTATCGTGCCGCTCATCAGAACCGTCTTCTGGGGGACGTAGCCGATCTTCTCGCGCAGCGATGCGATATCATAATCGCGGACGTCCACGCCGTCCACCAGGATCTTCCCGGAAGTGACGTCGTAGAACCTCGGTATCAGATTGACCAGAGTGCTTTTCCCGCTGCCGGTGGATCCGATGAAGGCGACGGTCTCCCCCTTTTTGGCTGAGAAGCTTATCCCGCTGAACGTATCTTCCTTGGCGCCCGGATATCTGAATCCCACATCCACGAATTCGATCTCCCCCGCGCGCCCGTCCGGAGACTTTTCTATGCCCCCGTCCTTTATGGATGGCTCCGTGTCGATGACCTCCTCAATGCGGCGCGCCGCTACCTGAGCCCTGGGCAGTATCATAAAGATGGCGGTCATCATCATGAACGAAGCCACTATCTGAAGCGCGTACGCTGAGAACACGATCATAGATGAGAATTCCTCTATCCTCATCATCCCGGTCGCCTCGTTGATGATGCTGGCTCCGATCCAATAGATGGAAAGCGACATCAGATTCATCACAGTCTGCATCCCGGGGCCCAGAAAAGCCAGCGCTCTGGTGACTGCGAGATGGGTTCCTGTAAGAATCCCGTTGGCCTTCTTGAATCTGCTCTCCTGGAACTCCTCGGCATTGTAGGCATGGATGACGCGTATGCCTTCGATGCTTTCCTTGGTGACGGCGTTCACATCATCAGTGTAGCCCTGGAGCCTCTTGAATCTCGGCACTACAAATATCATGATTGCTGCGATGATGGCCAGCATCACCAGAACGGAAATCGCAACTGCTGATGTCCATCTAAAATCCGAGCCAATGATTTTGGAGACGGCCCAGACAGCCATGATCGGTGCCTTGACCATCACCTGCAGCCCGATCGCTATGACCATCATTACTTGGTTCACATCGTTGGTGCTGCGGGTGATCAGAGATGCAACCGAAAATCTGCCTATCTCCTCGGAAGAAAAGCTCTGAACCGAATCGAACTGCCTTTTCCTGACGGTCTTGGCGAGGGAGGTCGCAGTCCTGGCAGATAGGTATCCAACGACGACGGAG
This genomic window contains:
- a CDS encoding ABC transporter ATP-binding protein, encoding MRIRDRIRDEKPNDFGSAWKRIFQYMGRYRYAFYAAIGMSVVGTAISLAGPNMIRDITDLIKDGLGPGTPIDIDAIASIGASLLILYGISAALLLTQNLIMSTITQKTAGNLRDDISEKIDKVPLGFFDGSSSGDLMSRVTNDADSMGQAMNQSLGMMISSVTLFLGSLVMMFVTNVPMAITAVLSSLLGISMMIAIVKMSQKHFDMQQTNLGRMNGHVSETYSSHLIVKAFGGERSATDRFDGINDDLTHSSFFAMFISGTMMPITNFVGNFGYVMVCLVGAVLVIDGSATIGTIVAFMIYIRLFTQPLSQISQALTNMQSVAAGAERVFAFLDENELPKEESKRTRLDRAVGHVEFRDVHFSYVPGKEVIKGFSADIKPGQKVAIVGPTGAGKTTIVNLLMRFYDIGSGEILIDGIPVSEMSRSNVHEQFCMVLQNAWLFGDTVRNNIAFNREGVTLEQIREACAAAGIDRYIMSLPEGYDTVISESTELSAGQKQQLVIARALIDRSPMLIFDEATSSVDTRTEKVIQESLDRLSSGRTSFVIAHRLSTIRNSDMILVMKDGNIIEQGNHGSLMEQGGFYFRLYNSQFEEVDMS
- a CDS encoding ABC transporter ATP-binding protein, translating into MILKYLRASDWAVVALCVVLIALQVYLDLEVPAYMANITTVLNTGGTTDQVLDEGIPMLVCAFGSLVSSVVVGYLSARTATSLAKTVRKRQFDSVQSFSSEEIGRFSVASLITRSTNDVNQVMMVIAIGLQVMVKAPIMAVWAVSKIIGSDFRWTSAVAISVLVMLAIIAAIMIFVVPRFKRLQGYTDDVNAVTKESIEGIRVIHAYNAEEFQESRFKKANGILTGTHLAVTRALAFLGPGMQTVMNLMSLSIYWIGASIINEATGMMRIEEFSSMIVFSAYALQIVASFMMMTAIFMILPRAQVAARRIEEVIDTEPSIKDGGIEKSPDGRAGEIEFVDVGFRYPGAKEDTFSGISFSAKKGETVAFIGSTGSGKSTLVNLIPRFYDVTSGKILVDGVDVRDYDIASLREKIGYVPQKTVLMSGTIESNVNYGSDSESRTLDDVKRAIRIAQGTDFVEKAEGQYGSRVAEMGNNFSGGQRQRLSIARAVCRDPEIYIFDDSFSALDYSTDRDLRSALKKEAAGATKLIVAQRIGTIRDADKIVVLDGGKAVGIGKHEDLLINCPVYREIASSQLSAEELGI